A single Caldisericum sp. DNA region contains:
- a CDS encoding glycosyltransferase, whose translation MLINTTILTIILIFVGAYYLFLFIIALHTRDVEQNNLEDFFYFLIIPARNEEKVIIKTVENCLNMDYENYRVIVVDDNSSDLTPVIVNRIEKVNSKVILLNNLPENSHKGKGSVLNFAFSQIKNSIERKFVAPFNLDDDFLDRFDKDHIIIGVFDADARPSPNMLKEISIIFSNLDVDAVQTAVRISNRDNSILSKMQDIEFLGFSRIIQKARSNFGSVGLGGNGQFTKFSSLERLGKNPWGSTLTEDFELGLRLISKGMKLYFTDKAIVEQEGVISFYALFRQRTRWLQGHFSNWKYIPSVIKSSSPLITKIDTLIYIVFVSVVFLVGLSLALTIASILKIISIKNSMLEPFFSMNFILGIAAILVYSFAFIPMFVYSIFEFYSEDNFLNRLSYVFLFALYTYIWLPAGIAGLFRIISGQNEWVKTSRVSVYEMQLNSLLLEDLPPNVIERRRFPRFVFHVIDPNFPYFLDNISKGGAKIVLSRNFNLNDEVLELKVPIYGEKKCRIVWKNLHKNKLEVGLEFIE comes from the coding sequence ATAAACACTACAATTTTGACAATAATCTTAATATTTGTAGGAGCTTATTATCTCTTTCTTTTTATTATTGCACTTCATACAAGAGATGTTGAGCAAAATAATTTAGAAGATTTCTTCTATTTTCTTATTATTCCTGCAAGAAATGAAGAAAAAGTTATTATTAAGACCGTTGAAAATTGCTTAAATATGGACTATGAGAATTACAGAGTCATTGTAGTTGACGATAATTCAAGCGACCTAACACCTGTTATTGTAAACAGGATAGAAAAAGTAAATTCAAAAGTTATTTTGCTCAATAATCTACCGGAAAACTCTCACAAAGGAAAAGGGTCAGTTTTAAATTTTGCTTTTAGTCAAATAAAAAATTCTATAGAGAGAAAGTTTGTTGCTCCTTTTAATCTTGATGATGATTTTCTTGATAGATTTGATAAGGATCACATAATTATTGGTGTATTTGATGCAGACGCTCGCCCAAGCCCCAATATGCTTAAAGAAATCTCTATCATATTTTCCAATTTGGATGTCGATGCTGTTCAAACTGCCGTTCGAATTTCTAACAGAGACAATTCTATACTTTCTAAGATGCAAGATATTGAATTTTTAGGTTTTAGCAGGATTATACAGAAAGCAAGGTCAAATTTTGGCAGTGTCGGGCTTGGTGGTAATGGCCAATTTACCAAATTTTCTTCACTTGAGAGACTGGGCAAAAATCCTTGGGGGTCAACCCTTACAGAGGATTTTGAATTAGGTTTGAGGTTGATATCAAAAGGAATGAAACTTTATTTCACTGACAAGGCTATAGTAGAACAGGAGGGAGTTATTTCATTTTATGCACTCTTTAGACAGAGAACCCGGTGGTTGCAGGGTCACTTCTCAAATTGGAAATATATTCCATCGGTTATAAAATCAAGTTCGCCTTTAATTACTAAAATAGACACACTTATTTATATTGTTTTTGTCTCTGTTGTTTTTCTTGTTGGATTGTCCCTTGCTTTAACTATTGCAAGCATTCTAAAAATTATTTCTATAAAAAACAGTATGCTTGAACCCTTTTTCAGTATGAATTTTATTCTGGGAATAGCCGCCATATTAGTATATTCATTTGCTTTTATACCAATGTTTGTTTACAGTATTTTTGAATTCTATAGCGAAGATAATTTCCTTAATAGATTGAGTTATGTCTTTCTTTTTGCTTTATACACATATATTTGGTTGCCTGCAGGAATTGCTGGATTATTTAGAATAATCTCAGGACAAAATGAGTGGGTTAAGACTTCCAGGGTTTCTGTTTATGAAATGCAATTAAATAGTCTTTTACTTGAAGACTTACCACCAAATGTTATTGAGAGAAGAAGATTCCCAAGATTTGTTTTTCATGTAATTGATCCAAATTTTCCATATTTCTTAGACAACATAAGTAAAGGTGGCGCAAAAATAGTCCTTTCTCGTAATTTTAACTTAAATGATGAGGTGTTAGAATTAAAAGTTCCTATTTATGGCGAAAAGAAATGTAGAATTGTCTGGAAAAATCTTCATAAGAATAAACTCGAGGTTGGTTTGGAGTTTATAGAGTAG